A section of the Streptomyces sp. V3I8 genome encodes:
- a CDS encoding DUF1996 domain-containing protein yields MLGGGGIVAANVYATASESTSEQAGQVLASGAATIDCPDVGSELAAVPEGAKAEVDKELALLDKQIAEAYQRLQGSADAIKQDGGFAQNSIMNPLKDKRAATIERIVAAVDAAGDRPEGLDAFAPCILRASGNQDEPGTGQDGAETGEQTGDGQGDDAGDGAGQDGQDQGDGQDQGGEQDQGGEQGQGEQPPGNGGQAGNGPVAADFVDISTVQPNVSKPAAQSDASTGSFVTKCGVNENGLFNSDNVIVAPGVTNGAHHFHDYVGNQSNDAFASDEDLANAETSCEDEGDKSSYFWPVLRLQNGTEEKDAASPGGGIEGNAGEIVRPKAATMSFEGSPSGDVTAMPKLLRIITGDAKAFVNGPANANASWSCTGFEDRQLKDKYPLCPQGSDVVRTFRFQSCWDGRNIDSANHRTHVAFAGADGNCANDFKAIPQLVQRIVYDVDAPSVADGGRTKPLFAVDSFPEQLHKPVTDHGDFINVFDEALMSEMVDCINEGRKCDGADDGGGNGGGNGGGGEEPTDPPAPSPDPTDGNEQPGGDEPGTEQPGGDDQPGDGGQDEDPADNGGDNAPEPSESSAPPADDADQGDADQGDADNGNADNGNAGNGNAGDNGAGKDNEPKAATSPSAVQSDAAGSTGGSGSDTALPGPEPEEAGGVTEPQAVTGGLAETGTQLWPAAAGALLVLGGFVLLRRISSRSS; encoded by the coding sequence ATGCTGGGAGGAGGCGGGATCGTAGCGGCGAACGTCTACGCCACGGCCTCCGAGAGCACCTCGGAACAGGCCGGCCAGGTCCTTGCCTCGGGTGCCGCCACGATCGACTGCCCGGACGTCGGCAGTGAGCTGGCGGCGGTGCCGGAGGGGGCCAAGGCGGAGGTCGACAAGGAACTCGCCCTCCTGGACAAGCAGATCGCCGAGGCCTACCAGCGGCTGCAGGGTTCCGCGGACGCGATCAAGCAGGACGGCGGCTTCGCCCAGAACTCGATCATGAATCCGCTCAAGGACAAGCGAGCGGCGACGATCGAGCGCATCGTGGCGGCCGTCGACGCCGCGGGGGACCGCCCGGAGGGGCTGGACGCCTTCGCGCCCTGCATCCTGCGTGCCTCCGGCAACCAGGACGAGCCGGGGACCGGGCAGGACGGCGCGGAGACCGGCGAGCAGACCGGCGACGGCCAGGGCGACGACGCCGGTGACGGCGCAGGCCAGGACGGCCAGGACCAGGGCGACGGTCAGGACCAGGGCGGCGAGCAGGACCAGGGCGGCGAGCAGGGGCAGGGCGAGCAGCCTCCCGGCAACGGCGGCCAGGCCGGGAACGGCCCCGTGGCGGCGGACTTCGTGGACATCTCCACCGTCCAGCCCAACGTGTCGAAGCCGGCCGCCCAGAGCGACGCCTCCACGGGCTCCTTCGTCACCAAGTGCGGTGTGAACGAGAACGGCCTGTTCAACTCCGACAACGTGATCGTGGCTCCCGGTGTCACCAACGGCGCCCACCACTTCCACGACTACGTCGGCAACCAGTCCAACGACGCCTTCGCGAGCGACGAGGACCTGGCGAACGCCGAGACGTCCTGCGAGGACGAGGGCGACAAGTCCTCGTACTTCTGGCCCGTGCTGCGGCTGCAGAACGGCACCGAGGAGAAGGACGCGGCGTCTCCCGGCGGCGGCATCGAGGGCAACGCCGGCGAGATCGTCAGGCCCAAGGCGGCCACGATGTCGTTCGAGGGCAGCCCGAGCGGCGACGTCACGGCCATGCCGAAGCTGCTGCGCATCATCACCGGCGACGCCAAGGCGTTCGTCAACGGCCCCGCCAACGCCAACGCCTCGTGGAGCTGCACGGGCTTCGAGGACCGGCAGCTGAAGGACAAGTACCCCCTCTGTCCCCAGGGCAGTGACGTGGTGCGCACCTTCAGGTTCCAGAGCTGCTGGGACGGCCGGAACATCGACAGTGCCAACCACCGCACCCACGTGGCCTTCGCCGGCGCCGACGGCAACTGCGCGAACGACTTCAAGGCCATTCCGCAGCTGGTCCAGCGCATCGTCTACGACGTCGACGCGCCCAGCGTCGCCGACGGGGGCAGGACCAAGCCGCTCTTCGCGGTCGACTCCTTCCCCGAGCAGCTCCACAAGCCGGTCACCGATCACGGTGACTTCATCAACGTCTTCGACGAGGCGCTGATGAGCGAGATGGTGGACTGCATCAACGAGGGCCGTAAGTGCGACGGCGCCGACGACGGCGGCGGCAACGGCGGCGGCAACGGTGGCGGTGGCGAGGAGCCGACCGACCCGCCGGCGCCCTCCCCGGACCCGACGGACGGCAACGAGCAGCCGGGCGGCGACGAGCCCGGGACCGAGCAGCCGGGCGGCGACGACCAGCCCGGTGACGGCGGCCAGGACGAGGACCCGGCGGACAACGGCGGCGACAACGCGCCGGAGCCCTCCGAGAGCAGCGCCCCGCCCGCGGACGACGCGGACCAGGGCGACGCGGACCAGGGCGACGCGGACAACGGGAACGCCGACAACGGGAACGCGGGCAACGGGAACGCGGGCGACAACGGCGCGGGCAAGGACAACGAGCCCAAGGCGGCCACCTCCCCGTCGGCGGTCCAGAGCGACGCGGCCGGTTCGACGGGCGGTTCGGGCTCCGACACGGCCCTGCCCGGACCCGAGCCCGAGGAGGCCGGCGGAGTGACCGAACCGCAGGCCGTCACGGGCGGACTCGCGGAGACGGGTACGCAGCTGTGGCCGGCCGCGGCCGGCGCGCTGCTGGTGCTCGGAGGCTTCGTCCTCCTGCGCCGCATCTCCAGCAGGTCGAGCTAG